A region of the Culex quinquefasciatus strain JHB chromosome 1, VPISU_Cqui_1.0_pri_paternal, whole genome shotgun sequence genome:
atttccccgaataccattccccagaatgaaccgttccccagaaaaccattccccagaatgtaccgttccccagaaatatttatcgtggtgattataattatttccaaaatttaaaaaaaaaattaaaaatttccaaaatttccaaaatatccaaaatattctaaatttccaaaatttccaaaatttccaaaatttccaaaatttccaaaatttccaaaatttccaaaatttccaaaatttccaaaatttccaaaatttccaaaatttccaaaatttccaaaatatccaaaatatccaaaatttccaaaatttccaaaatttccaaaatttccaaaatttccaaaatttccaaaatttccaaaatttccaaaatttccaaaatttccaaaatttccaaaatttccaaaatttccaaaagtttcaaaatttccaaaatttccaaaatttccaaaatctccaaaatttccaaaaattttaaattttcaaaatttacaaaattttctaaaatttacaaaattttctaaaatttacaagattttcaaaattacttaaatttctaaattttccaaaatttccaaaaattcaaaaaaaaaaagcaaaatttgcataatttcaaattttcaaaaaactaaaaaaaaaattcataatctttggttttttttaattttaaaatttcttttctctttaattttgatttttgaattccaaactttttgatttttttgagaattttgaaaatgtttttaatttgactttctgacttaccattgacaaattatgATCATAATATTTAGATCGAAAAATCTCGAATTTGATGCGAGAAATAAAGATTGAAATATTACGCTcgagtgcaataatcaccacgttaactagtgtcagcagttattacaaggctagaaagttttcccttctttaaagaaaggaaaactTTACTGACTGATACAAGTTGAATTTAACCTTTAAAAGGGAGGAGGAGAGTTTTCCTTTCTTTAACGAAGGGAAAAATTTATAGCCTTGTTATTATAACTGCGACACGGGTTGATTTTCCCTTTTTTAAGTAAGGGGAAAAATACTTGACCACTtacacaactttttaaatttgttatcactAGTCAAGAGTGTTTTTCCTTATGGAAACAAGAAagaatacaagaaaaaaaaactttaaagcgaAAATTCAACTTCTGTTAGCAGATATCACAAGTCAAgacagttttcccttctttaaagaaggtgaaattcaacttgtgtcagaagaccttaaaagaaggaaaaattaatcAGTTATTGtaagtcaagagagttttcttcttccaaaaatgatagattaaattttgtcaccttaaatcaaatttagaaaatttaaataatcatgCAAAATGAGCAATATGCCAAAGGTCCAATATGTCAAATGAAATTATACCAATGACACccataatcatattttaattttaacaaaaaaatttcttCTTTGCAAAAAAAGCATTCAAGGAAAAcgagaaataaaaagaaactgcaatttattcggcatttgtataacaaatttaatatGACTGAAAAAGAAGGGAAATTTTCTTAGAATAATAGAACGAGTCATAAGCCgaattaacattttctgttattttatcaagaattgttgtcaaaaaaaaggaaaatttcttgGCATGGTGAAATAACcttgtataatttttatattttctatgaaatttcaaacaaactaatatttaaaactactttgatttttcgagaaagaaacttttctagggaatggttttctgggaaaTGGTACATTCTGGGAATAGTTTTCTGGGAAATGGTACATTcagggaatggttttctggggaatggttttcgggGAATGGTTTTttggggaacgtgacacaatcaatttttaatgtgattaacTCACACCTTCTAGACAAATTGAGGCCTTTATACACAAAATAGATtcaatttactaaaaaaaatgaaattacacgatttttatttgttattcaaaattgtagaaaaatgtATAAAggtgaataaaaataaacaatgaataatcaaaaaaaaatcttgacagTAGTGTGaacatatttaattttatacttGTTTGGCAACTTTCctgatttttattctttaaagaaAAACTATCTAAATTCCAATGCCAtcggaaaattttcaacaatcctTGATCTTTTTCGGTCAAGTTGAAATCATGACCGTTTGCCATTCTACAGAATCAAAACATCGTTCGAAGTGGGAGAAAGTCAAGCTGCTAagcagatattaaaaaaaaatctaaaaatggatCACACACCCTTCATATGGCGCCGTTTGAAAGTGATTTACGATCCCAGCAACCTTAAACACCATGTGCGGCCTCGTTTGGCTTGTTTCGCCGAAACCTTAAGGAGACGCATGGCATTTCAAGTCAAAGATcaaatttttgtcgtttttgagtGGAGCTGGGAAAAGTCAATTTGATTTATTCTTGGAAATTGTGTAACTCCTCGCGTATTTCTGGTTacatgtataacatttcctcaaaGCCACAATTAGTTTCTATCAGTATCAATCAATCGAAAACCGGAAACAGCTGGGTCAACGTCGAATAGACAAAACGTGCCCAAGAACCCATTACGCTTCCCAACCGCACCAGCAAAGATAACCCATTTCTGAGCAGTACAACACACATATGTAGCCTAGAACACAATCCAAAACTAAACCGGAAGGGGGTGCCGCAACGAGCAGACCCAGCTAATGAATGTCGTTCAGTCTGGGGTTTGCAACTGCAGCGAGACCGACACAGACAGAATCACACAATACAATGTGCAccaaaaacgaaacaaaattataaacaaCCACACCACACCCTCGCTATTCCACCTCCACCTGGCGCGTCGCCCCTCTGCTCACTGATCTGTTCTTCCGTTTGTCTCGCGTTCTGATGTTTGCCGCGCCATATGTGTGTGAGTGAGAGTGAGAGATGATGCAATGCAACGGAACTactgtttttgttgtttatgCATCACACGCAATGTGAGCGAGCGAGCTTCGATTGTTGTGAAAAGTTGTcctatgtttttgttttcgttgaACATGAAGTTAATTCATATGTGAttttatgtgtgtttttttatttttcaaataatttgaagACCTTAGTCCtactaaataataataatgaaattttaaatgggTTTTCAGAATGAATTATTTCGTTGAACAAAGCTAAAAATTGGATTGATATTGTTTTTCCtgcattaaataaaaataaacaatttctaATTACTTCAAATAGATTTGGAGTTCTTTTCAACTTTGGTTTATTCATTTCGTTTCATTTTGATGTTTGAATTGGATATTTCAACAATGAATCATAGTTTTTATTGTCTTTTGACCTTGAAAAACCaacataaattcaaaattttgtttattttttacattttattatttaattgtgttcttaattttgaaatgaacATATTCTGCGAATGACTGTATATAGTTTGGCTGAGAATTCAAGGAAAATCAAGAATATATCCTgagttttttaataggtcctattaTATTGTAATACGccgcgttagggtggtccaaaaaattacaattttcgtCAAacttcgcaaaaccactttttcaaaaaaaaaaatcatgactccccgccatttcaaccgacTTTAGCTGTCTTATATGCAAATGAAATGTGATAAGctggttttttaaagaaaatagtaagaagtttcaaaaatctaacctaaaatatgaaacggtcgtatgaaactttaaaatgccgttttgacggtatCTGGACCAAACAGCTtatgcctgaaaatattttcatcggatttctcggacaattttacctaacatactaaaaaaatcgGAGGAGTTCATTAccaggattctgagatatggtttattgaaaataaaatcctggTTTTCCGCTGCACTTCTCGCAAAAacgagaaaatgacgaaattggcaaaaaaaacaacttttatttactaaaactgcgatatctttaaaatttcagcgatctgaaCCTTCTTCTTATTGGTTCTAAAGACTAAAggttttcttctgaaaattttgtttttcttccttaatttttgaatttttgaatgcatttatcttgttaagtttttgattttttcaatgatgaTATTAAATCCAAGCTACAACCCTCCATAGACATGCAATTTCTTTTCACATTTCTTGTTACAACATTTTATCATAACATTTATCATCATTATTATCGTAAAAATATGTTCATTGTACattgcaaaaattactgcatttcTAATTCAACTAAAAACATTATGGGATGCTAGTCAATAACACGGCAggacttttttttatcgaaataaagttgtcaaatttatttttgtaacggaaattaaaatgaaatattatttttacagattttcCCATGAGACATGACTAGAGtttctacaaacaaaaaaattcataGTATTATATACTTGTAATATCTATGCTCGTTATAgggttgaaaataattaaaagtctGAAGATGCAtcaacttgaatattttttaagggttaTAATCAGTCTATAATTGAATGCTCTTTTTTGACAACATATTTgaggaaaaatcattttaacattgaattttACATTTCCATACTCTGAAATGTCCTGTTATTGCCAATTATTAAATACAATTTAATTCcatttaataaagttttttagatttttaaaagtgAACATTAGTTTAACAACTTTATGCATACATTAGTGTGGTCCAAATTCAAGACGATTTTCTCATACAAACTTCTAGGAGAGGGGTTCCCGTAGCACCCCTCACACTTAATTTATGATATTGttgtgtatttttcaaaaaatatagcattttaataatatttttcaaagtttatgtcgcccccccccccccctcaaaagtttgcatgaaaaacaggggacaaaaaaaatctaaatgtacATGAAAATAGATGTTTAATCATCTGAAAactatctaaaatgcatttttctgcattgattcaaatatttaggatgtttgggctcgtttaaaaatgttttgaattttaagaaattccaATTAAagcttcgcaaaaaaaatctgaaaaataaaattttcgtcactacttagatattttggaaactaatggaACATTACAAAACACTTTTGTTCATTAATATGTTGAAATCATGTTTCCCTATTTcaattttgatacttttttttgcctcctcCCCCCTCGACTTTTGCTCAGAGTCGATGGAcacaatcttcaaaaaatatttgcagcggcctaaacaatcataaaaaaacaatttacagacgaataaataaacaaaattcaaaaagcaaaaacaattgcgattttgaaaaaaaagaatttatcaAACAAATTCCTGACGCGAATTTCAATCAAGCTTTTTCGAACATCCGTGTGCTTTCCGTCTCCCGACAACTTGACATCCCGTTTTCGAACCAAATATCGGAAAAAAACCCCATCAATCCTCACAACCATCCTCCTCTCAAAATCGATAATCTCGCAGATTTACAACTCTCTCGCTCTCTCGCTGGCGCCGCTCTCTGTTGTACTTTCGCCAGGACATCCAGAACGCGTTCGTCCGTCAATAGTTTGTGCGAGAGCGAGAGAGCGAGATAGGGTGAGAACATTTTCCAGGAGTCTTGGTCAAGTGGTTTCAAGAAGGCGCCCACCAGCCAGGGAAAATCTCCAGCGAAAGAGCGAAAACAGAGCGAGCGAGAGTGAAAAGCACACTTTACTTCATCACCCCTTCTTTCTGCAGATTTGCAATCACCGAGGAACGGTGAGCATGCCAAcctcagtttcagtttcagtcaGTTAGTTAGTTTAGTCGGTTGGTCGCGAGTCTTTTCGGGGaccgattttttttcagcgCGTGCAATCGTGAGAGCGTGTGTGAACTGCGGCGTATTAACTGGATAAATTAGGAGTTTTTTCtgctctatttttaaaaatgtccttTTCTACACTATTGGGATGATTTTTCCACTTTGAGAATGATTCCTGGCGTTGGATTTCCGTGAGTGCGAGTGGGCAGAGAGGTGTgatattttggccattttcaccGTTCGGCCTTTGCCTGTGCATATCTAGTAAAAATAGTAATgatctttcttttttgtttcgcGCTGGTCTCAGGCGAGGACAATTAATGGAAAATGCTGGCTGATTTATGTCCCTGGGTGCGGAAAATTGCGCAAAATTCATTAGAGTGCCAAGCATCTTAGTGCTGCTGCTTTTCCGACCTAAGCAAAAGAATATCGATTTATGTGCCCTCCCGTGTAGGAAAATTTCTACACCAGGAGAAACCACCAACAAACAGTCAGTCAGGCAGTCAGTCAGTCTGACTGTAGTGTGATGCTATGCGTAGTGTGTGGCCAGGAAAGAGAGGTGCGATATGGTTCTTCCACCCGACTGAGGGGTAGGCtcaagtgctgctgctgctccgagATGGCCTCCCCTTTCTGGAGTATTTCgttttgcttttcttttgaTATGCGAAATATTTAAGGGAAAATTGGTGGACTCACAACTGGACCAGGGGTGGAATGCAGAACGAACCAGTTTCTGCAGAGCACCTTTCGTTCGTTTGTTCGTTCTTTCGGTGGATGCACACTGCACATAGAGCATAGAGCGCACATAGATATGTTGGTTGGTGGACGGACATCATCAAATTGGGTCATGGAACGGGCGTTGACTCGCAATTATTGGACGAGGAGGGAGAGATCCGCAGCCCagcataaatattttaaaatgttcgatTGAAGGTGCCGCCACCATTCGGTGGCGCGTCTGGTGGATGGACCTCGTTGCGATTAGTATGCACATTCCAAGGTGTAGctcatattttcatttcttcAACTCGCGATCCAGGAACAGCCGACAGGATGTGATGGAATTTCAATTAGACGTCGTCGTCTCCAAGCATGGTCAATTGGGCGAAACGCTTCGCGGCATTAGTAATcgtgcattttttttactatcGAATTCACAAAACTCACGCTCATCCGCATACATAAGTAGTTTAGGAATTGTTTGAAAAGTGTCGTTcgcataacaaataaaaaaacacgagCCTCAAAATGTTTAACTGCCTTTGGCAATTGTGGGATTGGTAAGCGAGCCGCCGCACCGCAGACAATTTTCAAATCGAAACCGAGAAGAACCACGTGCGATGCATACTAATTGCGGGtgactttctttttttttttcctccccaAACAGGATCGATCCACCCACGTTCACCACGATGGAGAGCAAGAAGCTCCAGCAGCTGCAGCAGGCCAACTCACACCTAGCACCGATTCCGCAGACGAAGCCACCAACTTTCCAGCAGCAGAATGCCGCCGATTATCGGCCTTCGCGGGCATCGCCGGTCTTTCAGAACCACCCGCAGTACCAGAGCTTTGCGTCGAATTTTGCCCAAATCAACTACCCACACCAGATTCGACCCCCGCAGCAAGTCgcacagcagcaacagcagcagcatcttAGCGCCCACAGTAGTCccaaatcgaatagcaacagtTTGTACCTTAGCGAATACTCCAGCTCGagccagcaacagcagcagcagcagcagccatcaCAGCAGCAACATCACCACAACACGATCGGAAGTCACTATCACTTTGACCAGATCTACCAAACCAGCTCGCCGTCGAGTGGCAGTGGTGAGCGGGAACGCCTGTACCAGACTGCCCCCAGGCCAACGCAGCACACTCACACGCCAAGCCAGCCGGGCCCACCACAGCCACTCACCAAGCTGGAACTGCAGTTCCAACAGCTGCAGCGTGAAAAGATCCAGGCCCAGATTAAAACCGCCACGGAAGCGTTGGCCCACCAGCAGCAAACCTTTGCCCTTCGTCAGCAGCTCAATCCACCCGTTCCCAACTATCACCTGAAGCAGAACCTCCTTCAAAACCTGTCCCAGCAGCACCAACAGCAAATCCAACACCAGCAACAACAGCTGCAGCGAAATGCCCCTCCATCGAGTCTGAACCTGACCAGCCACTTCCAGCCGGCCCAAGGTCCCATGAAGCTGACGAATCATGCCAACATCCATGACTACGGTGCCACGGCGGCCACCAACCAGCATGCGATCAACGAAGCGTtctaccagcaacagcagcagaagCACATCCACGCGGTGATCAACAAAACGCCCAACAACATGCAATCCCCCGCCCCCAACCAGATCATCATTCAGCAAAACATTCCCGGCCAAGTGGTGAACCAAGCCTGCCAGACCCAAATCAGCGGCGTCAAAAACAATCAGCagcaacaaaaccaaaaatcacCCAACTCCGACTCGATGTCCTCGCCGTCGCACGACGGCCTTGAACGCCGGAAAAGTGGTCCCGTACACACGCTCAAATCTCCCGTCACCAAGCGACCCCTCAACGCGCCCGTCTCCATGTCCGGCTGGCTCTACAAACAGGGCTCCGATGGACTCAAAGTGTGGCGACGGCGCTGGTTCGTCCTGTCCGAGTACATCCTCTACTACTACAAAAGCCAGGAAGAGGAGAAACTGCTCGGAACCGTCCTGCTCCCATCCTACAAAATATCCGCGTGCTTCCCGGAGGACAAGGTCTACCGCAAGTTTGCCTTCAAGTGCGAACACACCAACATGAGGACGTTCGTATTCGCCGCCGAAACGGGCGAATCCATGACCAACTGGGTGCGGGCCTTGACCCTGGCCACAATGATGCAGGGCAGCAGCGAGTCCGAAACGAGTCCACCCTCGAACAACGCACGCAGCGGAGACAACAGCGATTCTGGCATTCAAACGTACCAATCGCAGGTGTGCAAGACGGGAGCATCCCAAGGACCGGTAACGCCCGTTTCCGACAACGGAGGTGGATCGCAACCCCTGTACGCCAACGCACCTCCCAAACCACGCCGAGCGAACGACGGTGGGTACTCTTCCCCGAGTCCCGAACACATCCCATCCGAGCGATACGACCAGGATCAGCAGCAAATCTACGGAAAAACTCCTGACTCGAGCTTTATGCAGCAATCACCCCAaatcaagcagcagcagcaacaacaacaacatctagGGTACGACCCGAACGCGTATCCAAGTCCTGGCGGTGCTGGTGGTGGCCAAACTGTCTACAACGATGCGATCTACGGCAATGCCAAGCGAATCGAGCGGGACTTGTACATCCAAAAGTtgatccagcagcagcaacaacaacaagccCAACTCCAACAACTTCAGCAACAACAGCAAGTCCAACAGCAGGTTCAGCAGCTAGCTATGCAGCAAACTCCACAACGAGCATTCACAAACCCCTTCATGTACCCGAACGCGGACCGACGAACACCGGACACGTACGGACCTCCGCGAGCCGCCCTGGACAAACACATGTCCGACTACGAAGACATCTACAACCTGACCATGCTGTCCAAGTCTCTTCCAGCGGAAGATCCAACACCTAGTGCAGCCACCGCCGCCGCAGGTTACCGCCGACCGATGAGCCCCCTGCGCTACGACGGCCAAAACATGCCCATGCGTTACACTCCCAACTATCTGGAGGTAAGTTCCGTGTACCTCAGTGTCTCTCTGTGTGACTCACAACCCATGTGTTAACAAACGGATCGAAATCGCGCACGCACATCCTAACACCGCTAACCAACAACCCATTTTTTCATCCCACCCCCCACCCCCATCCAAAACACCCCACGCATTCAACAGAACAACTCACCCGCACAGCAGCAGCACGTACAGATGCGTGCCCGACCGGTCCAATCGACGATCCCGCGACCCCACTCGGCCGACTTTCTGGAGTACGAGGCGCGCAACCCGATCGGCGCCAACTCCCTGAACGGCGTCAAGGGCGGTAAGCTAAAGGACGGCGAACCAGCTCGAGCACCCCGGCCCAAGTCCAGCCTGGACATCAACCGAACCCCGGACAACTACTACTACTCGGAGGCGAGTTACGCGGAGAAGATGCGAATGCAGAGTGCGTCGTACCTGCAGCGGGCCGCGAACCTTGGAGCGGTAGCGGGGAAGGAAGTGCCGGGTAAGTTACGATCGGACGTTGCGCTGCTCACAATCTAATTCACATGGACTTTTTTTAGGCGCCGTCAACTCTAGCACGGTTCCACGCGATGGTTATTACGGAGGTGCGAGTTCGTCCAACGGTCGACTGGACTACGATGAAAACGTCCTGCACCAGGGTTCGGCAAGTGTCCCGCGAGCGCAGCGCATGACGATGAACAACCTCAAAAAGTATCCCAGCCAGCAGGAACAATTCGCTCGGTCGGCCAGCGCCCGGCTTCCACGCAAAGAGGAAGATCCGTCGGCACGGGACGGTGAACGCAAGCGGGAAGAGTCGATGAAGCGACTGCTCGAGTGGAAGCAACGAATGCTCCAGTCGCCGCTGACGCGCAAAATGTCTCAACAGCAAGCCCAACAGCTGGGACTCGGTTCGCCCGGATCCACTGGTAACCCGTTCTTGAGCAAGTCTGGCCAGCTGCAGATGGAGGCGGAGATGTACCTGGAGCAGGAGAAGCAAATGCAAGCTCAACACCAACAACAGCAactacagcagcagcagcagcagcaacaacaacagcaaatgCAGCACCTAAGGGTTGACAACAAATCCAACCTGGAGTACAACAGCTATTCGTCAGACGATGAAGGTAAGTCGGCCAGCTATCTGAACCTTCCTATCTGTTGTAGAACGATCCTATTATTTCTTAGTGACAATCAGCTAACCATTGTTCTGGCAGGTCCTTCCGTACTAGACTGCTCCTTTCTAGTGTACATTAGTACTAATCAGTGAACGGAAAATAACCTCTCCAAGTTTGCAGCCCTTTTCCCTCCAGCTCCAGGATATAACACACACACCTCAGCTTCGTTGCTGGTTTTGCTTCCTATTATTTCCAAAACTTCCTCTTTCTTTGTAGCGCTAATACAAGAATTCCTGACAAATTCTGGATTTGCTTTGAAAAGCTGGTTTTTCGTTATATTTCGTTGATTTCGTTCTTTTCTTAGTTTCACTGCGTTCTACCGTTGATTTTCTAGAACAGCAAAAATGATCTGGACTGGCGAACGGAACTGAACGGGCACTAGCAATGACCTTCCTGCCGCGTACAAGCCACAACCATACACAACCCATCGCACTCACAAAACTCACTCACGAGACCATAGCTCCTCAAAAGCAAATCCTGAATCCCGAACCACACGCGAGAACGCGAGCCTTCTTCAAAATTCTCACCCCATCTATACTCGGCTGTCCTGTTAAATAACCGTAAACACGTAGATCTGAATGGTTTTTACACTGGTTTTGGGCGGTAATATCTTCTGTCTCTGTCTACACGCAGTACTcccacaaaacaaacaaaaaaaactgaatcctGTTGCTAAAAATAACGATGATACACGTATGTAGTGTAGCCAACTGTATTCTTCCAGCTGTACCAAtccaaagcaaaaaaatacCACCACAACCCACGCACAACCAATATCTTATACTTTGTATTATCTGTATTATATTACCAACCCCTAGATGGAACAGAAAATACGCCGGCAGGAAGGTCAACCCCAAATGTGTCCGCTTCCGCGAGTGCAGAGCTAGAAAGTAGTGAAACTGTACCCCCAGCTGAAGCGTCCGATCTAGACCCTAAAGAATTGCCCCCACCTCCCAGTACCTCCGCGGGTGACGACACCCTGAACACCTCCCAACAGTCTTTCTCCTCTGCCACCGTCTCCGTCAGCGTAGCGGTAGACGACACGGACGACTGTTCAAACATTTACGAAAACAATTCGATCGCGGCCGCGTCCACTCCCAAGACCGCCAAACCCTTGACCAGTGTCGGTAGCTTCAAGGAGAAGATGCTTCCCTTGGAGCCACCCAAATACAAACCCGTTTACGACCATAGTTCGATACTGAAATCGCCCATACAGCAACCACAGACGAAACAACAAACTGACCAGCAAACCAAGACTCCCGAAGAACTGCACTCTAACGAAGACGACGCTGAGGACATGTCGTTCGAGTACACCGACGAAGACCTGGACGAAGCGCTGCAAGCGGAAGTGTCCGACGAGACCAAGACGACCATCGGTGACGATATGATTGACGTGAGCAGTGAGAACCAATCGTTCTACATGCCAATGACGCCGAAGAAACCAGTACTAACCAACGAGGTAGCTGAAATGAAGCTTACCGCAATGGACATTTTAAATTCCATACAGAAGGGAACGTCAGATCCTCAGGATGAAAACACCTACATCGAAATGACCAACGGACTCGGTGGAAAGTGTGTGTTTGGTGATGACCTCAAGTCTACCTATGAAATGATCATGGTACAGAATAGTCCACCGAAAGCCGACCAGGAACCGTTGTACATGGAGTTGTCCCAACTTCACAGCAACAGTTTGGAGAAGAAACCAAAACCCGATGTGAGTGGGTCTAGCAAGAAGAACGCAC
Encoded here:
- the LOC6032089 gene encoding uncharacterized protein LOC6032089 isoform X6, coding for MFNCLWQLWDWIDPPTFTTMESKKLQQLQQANSHLAPIPQTKPPTFQQQNAADYRPSRASPVFQNHPQYQSFASNFAQINYPHQIRPPQQVAQQQQQQHLSAHSSPKSNSNSLYLSEYSSSSQQQQQQQQPSQQQHHHNTIGSHYHFDQIYQTSSPSSGSGERERLYQTAPRPTQHTHTPSQPGPPQPLTKLELQFQQLQREKIQAQIKTATEALAHQQQTFALRQQLNPPVPNYHLKQNLLQNLSQQHQQQIQHQQQQLQRNAPPSSLNLTSHFQPAQGPMKLTNHANIHDYGATAATNQHAINEAFYQQQQQKHIHAVINKTPNNMQSPAPNQIIIQQNIPGQVVNQACQTQISGVKNNQQQQNQKSPNSDSMSSPSHDGLERRKSGPVHTLKSPVTKRPLNAPVSMSGWLYKQGSDGLKVWRRRWFVLSEYILYYYKSQEEEKLLGTVLLPSYKISACFPEDKVYRKFAFKCEHTNMRTFVFAAETGESMTNWVRALTLATMMQGSSESETSPPSNNARSGDNSDSGIQTYQSQVCKTGASQGPVTPVSDNGGGSQPLYANAPPKPRRANDGGYSSPSPEHIPSERYDQDQQQIYGKTPDSSFMQQSPQIKQQQQQQQHLGYDPNAYPSPGGAGGGQTVYNDAIYGNAKRIERDLYIQKLIQQQQQQQAQLQQLQQQQQVQQQVQQLAMQQTPQRAFTNPFMYPNADRRTPDTYGPPRAALDKHMSDYEDIYNLTMLSKSLPAEDPTPSAATAAAGYRRPMSPLRYDGQNMPMRYTPNYLENNSPAQQQHVQMRARPVQSTIPRPHSADFLEYEARNPIGANSLNGVKGGKLKDGEPARAPRPKSSLDINRTPDNYYYSEASYAEKMRMQSASYLQRAANLGAVAGKEVPGAVNSSTVPRDGYYGGASSSNGRLDYDENVLHQGSASVPRAQRMTMNNLKKYPSQQEQFARSASARLPRKEEDPSARDGERKREESMKRLLEWKQRMLQSPLTRKMSQQQAQQLGLGSPGSTGNPFLSKSGQLQMEAEMYLEQEKQMQAQHQQQQLQQQQQQQQQQQMQHLRVDNKSNLEYNSYSSDDEVRNVKNIPKGALTVKPDPSDYRTDPKLVQGYYDPRQTEYYYQDQEGYIRPDISFESTHDLYTQAQLQRAQEINLQQHYQLQDIDRSLAAMNEESPGEKWPPNINQQQVFTPRGPQTPNHHHQQLQQDKSELRTLEMSAGDLLNRTHEELVLLLIQLRRQNSNTARSIEQCCTNIHDIQNSIRMSDGPSRAENLARLEALKKQLCELEKQYEKEKPLINLVDNMVKLGTLYRGAPGKGKSKSSSGSLHASESATLDRLEFNQRIQERRLLQEEQRQWDRLSPNHTELQSKVQQLYQIDQLLQEESGTLQSLQRDKEDLERALGGLKAKIMKGEAPAPAMEAARQQQHTLERELSRVHLMLAENSKKLEKTVADNARLEQELLVLRQKLQASRDTRGSQATLVPGQDGQYVGSATLVLESELRRVQRLVGDMQRQRNELSQAVRQLTDNSDSLHKQINKNGDSRSHIKKRSQGAAWVETDLDSLVSKDQGRHDSTLSLNVSEKQSSVYGRSDLDRSEAFESCSVDSDDLLEDSSGNPFGYPDKQEIKTVRIVKRESERRHRDREKDRSNASTHSLDQVLEEEAQIFEDYNNYHRAKSMPRGVSETHEAFVQNQDVQSYSSNLKDYYSMTANSQNSYPVSMIDRKADLYSGCDRTPIGKTSASKVSTLSLNSSMDGGSVEYSGLRTKTESIQSLTISEQSPVFQSEAAKQILHEMGAPQQGGSNGLSASERQKQKAEHMAQQNKHRRSVPKEKRRHHTAPHHVNAKQIEIMQSENDMNKNNVNWRARDDVDLEVTLRPRSNAPDVVRSAMGPREKISEHTIDKLLAAPSKILIPERYVPEQTPELSPEEKQRRQEKVEAIKKMLSETPMAGNDTSPNQPANAEKRQREHLLQLNQILAQQVMQMSKIVADDKPQDQITENSMAVLPSSICKLRKRGMFNRTSRRNSAGMAASAAAAADDEETRYHSEVEDNDDDDDDDTESPPEPLPLYQQRENYFT